One Sparus aurata chromosome 5, fSpaAur1.1, whole genome shotgun sequence genomic window carries:
- the LOC115582160 gene encoding hyaluronan and proteoglycan link protein 1 — MTSLLCITIISLALTAFANSQDMSTPPLPTVRVKAELGSNVTLPCWLLSRDSMSFGGVGMRVKWTKVADDEALNEDVLLSMGFHKKTYGSFEDRVFLQEQDNEDASLVMTDVSKDDMGKYRCEIINGFEDTVHEIILEVEGGLTDGVVFPYFTSRGRYSMTFQEAVQACLDQNATVSTYDQLFEAWKGGLDWCNAGWLNDSTVQYPITNPRAPCGGTNSGPGVRNYGRRDKQSLFDVFCFASAHKGHFYWLVQPDRLTFDEAVQACLDDGAEIAKVGQMYAAWKLEGYDRCDAGWLADGSVRYPISRPRKNCSPTEAAVRFVAFPDKMQNSYGVYCFKEQ; from the exons aTGACGAGTCTGCTGTGCATCACAATTATCTCCCTGGCCCTGACTGCCTTTGCAAACAGTCAGGACATGAGCACTCCCCCACTGCCAACAG tTAGGGTTAAAGCTGAACTCGGTAGCAATGTCACCTTGCCCTGCTGGCTCCTGTCCAGGGACTCCATGTCCTTTGGTGGTGTTGGTATGCGAGTCAAATGGACCAAGGTGGCGGATGATGAAGCACTGAATGAGGATGTGCTGCTTTCAATGGGATTCCACAAGAAGACCTACGGAAGCTTCGAGGACCGTGTCTTTCTGCAGGAGCAGGACAATGAAGATGCCTCCCTGGTGATGACTGATGTTTCCAAGGATGACATGGGAAAATACCGCTGTGAGATCATCAACGGGTTTGAAGACACCGTCCACGAGATTATTTTGGAAGTGGAAGGTGGTCTCACTGAtg GTGTTGTGTTCCCATACTTCACAAGTAGGGGCCGCTACAGCATGACCTTCCAAGAGGCTGTGCAGGCCTGTTTGGACCAGAATGCCACAGTCTCCACCtatgatcagctgtttgaggCCTGGAAAGGTGGCCTTGATTGGTGCAATGCTGGCTGGCTGAATGATAGCACAGTGCAGTATCCCATCACCAACCCAAGAGCACCTTGCGGTGGCACCAACAGCGGTCCTGGCGTCAGGAACTATGGCCGTCGTGACAAACAGAGCCTCTTTGACGTGTTCTGCTTTGCTTCTGCACACAAGG GACATTTCTACTGGCTGGTCCAACCCGACAGGCTGACCTTTGACGAGGCTGTGCAGGCATGCTTAGACGACGGTGCAGAGATCGCCAAGGTGGGGCAAATGTACGCCGCCTGGAAGCTTGAGGGCTACGATCGTTGTGATGCTGGCTGGTTGGCCGATGGAAGTGTCCGCTACCCCATCTCCAGGCCCCGCAAGAACTGCAGCCCAACCGAAGCTGCGGTGCGCTTTGTCGCATTCCCCGACAAAATGCAAAATTCTTACGGCGTCTACTGCTTCAAGGAGCAGTGA